A single window of Colletotrichum destructivum chromosome 9, complete sequence DNA harbors:
- a CDS encoding Putative aconitase A/isopropylmalate dehydratase small subunit, swivel domain, Aconitase, domain 2: protein MAPIELASRSGGAARRLLTRTRPYLSASSCLPIRRAFATAQDVEQQDAEMRRLLPKSIKPDTYRRLHDNLLKVRHVLGQQRLTLAEKILYSHLDNVEESLLTDTENGRNIRGSANLKLNPDRVNMQDASAQMALLQFMSCNLAKPAIPASIHCDHLIVGSKGAESDLTDGISVNKEVFDFLESAGRKYGMDFWPPGAGIIHQTVLEVYALPGIMMLGTDSHSPNAGGLSTITIGVGGADAVEALVGAPWELKAPRVLGVKLTGKLNDWVSPKDVILSLAGKLTVRGGTGFIVEYFGEGVDTLSATGMATICNMGAEVGATTSIFPYTAASERYLLQTRREAQHRALDGYKKWGSFDFRADEGAQYDQVIEINLSELEPHINGPFTPDLATPLSAFKNTVQQEQWPEVLSAGLIGSCTNSSYEDMTKVESMVKQAEKAGLKPKAPFYITPGSEQIRATLERDGTLKTLEGAGGIVLSNACGPCIGQWKRQDDIPKGQLNAILTSYNRNFKGRNDGNPGTMNFLASPEIVTAMAYAGATTFNPMTDKLQTPDGKDFKFAAPHGLENPKSPFESGVASLQAISPETHNPDIQVAIAPTSERLAFLEPFAPFPEGDLSGLKVLVKVTGKCTTDTISAAGPWLKYKGHLPNISTNTLNTAVNKETGEVNAAYDVDGSKHTIPELAQKWKERGQEWLVVAEHNYGEGSAREHAALQPRYLGARVVLTKSFARIHETNLKKQGVVPLTFANEADYDKIAACDEVSTVGLYEMLQNGGQGKVQLLVKKKDGSEVLIPTNHAVTKDQAGFILAGSALSMLAKRNQA from the exons ATGGCACCAATTGAGCTTGCCAGTCGATCTGGAGGCGCCGCAAGG CGTCTTCTGACTCGCACGCGACCATATCTTTCCGCATCCTCATGCCTGCCGATCAGGAGGGCATTCGCGACCGCCCAGGACGTTGAGCAGCAAGATGCCGAGATGCGGAGGCTTCTGCCCAAATCCATAAAGCCCGACACCTACCGCAGACTCCATGACAACCTTCTCAAGGTCCGCCACGTTCTCGGACAACAACGCCTCACCCTCGCCGAAAAGATCCTCTACAGCCACCTGGACAACGTCGAGGAGTCGCTCCTCACGGATACCGAGAATGGACGCAACATCCGCGGCAGTGCCAACCTGAAGCTCAACCCGGATCGAGTCAACATGCAGGATGCGTCGGCGCAGATGGCGCTTCTGCAGTTCATGTCTTGCAATCTTGCCAAGCCCGCCATTCCGGCCAGCATCCACTGCGACCACTTGATCGTGGGCtccaagggcgccgagagCGATTTGACCGACGGAATCAGCGTGAACAAGGAGGTTTTTGACTTCCTCGAGTCTGCTGGGCGCAAGTACGGCATGGACTTCTGGCCTCCGGGCGCGGGTATCATCCACCAGACGGTCCTTGAGGTCTATGCTCTCCCGGGCATCATGATGCTGGGAACAGATAGCCACAGCCCCAATGCTGGTGGTCTTTCCACTATCACCATCGGTGTCggtggcgccgacgccgttgaggccTTGGTCGGCGCTCCTTGGGAGTTGAAAGCCCCTCGCGTGCTTGGTGTCAAGCTCACGGGCAAGCTGAACGACTGGGTTTCCCCCAAGGACGTCATTCTCAGCCTCGCTGGAAAGCTGACCGTGCGTGGCGGAACTGGATTCATAGTCGAGTActtcggcgagggcgtcgataCTCTCAGCGCTACCGGCATGGCTACTATTTGCAACATGGGTGCCGAAGTCGGTGCCACAACCTCCATATTCCCCtacaccgccgcctcggaaCGCTACCTCCTCCAAACCCGCAGAGAGGCTCAACATCGTGCTCTTGACGGCTACAAGAAGTGGGGAAGTTTCGACTTCAGGGCCGACGAGGGTGCTCAGTACGACCAGGTTATCGAGATCAACCTCTCCGAATTGGAGCCCCATATTAACGGACCCTTCACCCCTGACTTGGCCACCCCCCTGTCTGCCTTCAAGAACACTGTCCAGCAGGAGCAGTGGCCTGAGGTTTTGTCTGCCGGTCTCATTGGCAGCTGTACTAACAGCTCTTACGAGGACATGACCAAGGTCGAAAGCATGGTTaagcaggccgagaaggccggctTGAAGCCCAAGGCTCCCTTCTACATCACTCCCGGTAGCGAACAGATCCGTGCGACTCTCGAGCGTGACGGTACCCTGAAGACCCTGGAGGGTGCCGGAGGCATTGTTCTCTCGAACGCTTGCGGTCCCTGCATCGGCCAGTGGAAGCGCCAGGACGATATCCCCAAGGGTCAGCTCAACGCCATCTTGACCTCTTACAACCGTAACTTCAAGGGCCGCAACGACGGTAATCCCGGAACCATGAACTTCCTCGCTTCTCCCGAGATCGTCACGGCCATGGCTTATGCAGGCGCGACCACCTTCAATCCCATGACGGACAAGCTGCAGACCCCTGACGGGAAGGACTTCAAGTTCGCCGCCCCGCACGGCCTCGAGAACCCCAAGTCTCCCTTCGAGTCCGGCGTCGCATCGCTTCAGGCCATCTCTCCCGAGACACACAACCCCGACATCCAAGTTGCCATCGCTCCGACCTCGGAGCGTCTCGCCTTTCTTGAGCCTTTTGCGCCCTTCCCCGAGGGCGACCTGAGCGGCCTCAAGgtcctcgtcaaggtcaCTGGAAAGTGCACCACCGATaccatctccgccgccggaccTTGGCTCAAGTACAAGGGTCACCTGCCCAACATCAGCACCAACACCCTCAACACGGCCGTCAAcaaggagacgggcgaggtcaacGCCGCctacgacgtcgacggctccAAGCACACCATCCCCGAGCTCGCCCAGAAGTGGAAGGAGCGCGGTCAGGAGTGGCTTGTCGTGGCCGAGCACAactacggcgagggcagcgCGCGCGAGCACGCCGCCCTGCAGCCGCGATACCTGGGCGCTCGCGTCGTACTGACCAAGTCCTTCGCGCGCATTCACGAGACCAACCTCAAGAAGCAGGGTGTCGTACCCCTGACGTTCGCGAACGAGGCCGACTACGACAAGATCGCGGCTTGCGACGAGGTCAGCACCGTCGGCCTGTACGAGATGCTGCAAAACGGCGGCCAGGGTAAGGTCCAACTGCTtgtcaagaagaaggacggctCCGAGGTGCTGATTCCGACGAACCACGCCGTCACCAAGGACCAGGCAGGCTTCATTCTTGCGGGTAGCGCTTTGAGCATGCTTGCCAAGCGGAACCAGGCATAG